The proteins below come from a single Salinilacihabitans rarus genomic window:
- the queC gene encoding 7-cyano-7-deazaguanine synthase QueC, whose translation MTDANFASDVPTDDRSAVVLLSGGMDSATTAYEARERGYEIHALHTSYGQRTEDRERECARLLADDLDAADFLRIETGHLAAVGGSSLTDEGTPVADADPDGEGIPDTYVPFRNANLLSMAVSYAEASGCSAVFVGAHSEDFAGYPDCRPAFFEAFERVVEVGTRPETGISIEAPFVEASKTDIAARGVDLGVPFEHTWSCYRAEEPACGTCDSCAFRLEAFQNIGVRDPIAYAERPSYGGRE comes from the coding sequence ATGACCGACGCAAACTTCGCATCCGACGTACCGACCGACGACCGCAGCGCCGTCGTCCTCCTCTCCGGCGGCATGGACAGCGCGACGACCGCCTACGAGGCCCGCGAGCGGGGCTACGAGATCCACGCCCTGCACACCTCCTACGGCCAGCGCACCGAGGACCGCGAACGCGAGTGTGCCCGCCTGCTCGCCGACGACCTCGACGCCGCCGACTTCCTCCGCATCGAGACCGGCCACCTCGCCGCCGTCGGCGGTTCCAGCCTCACCGACGAGGGGACGCCGGTCGCCGACGCCGACCCCGACGGCGAGGGGATTCCAGACACGTACGTCCCGTTCAGGAACGCGAACCTGCTGTCGATGGCGGTCTCCTACGCCGAGGCCAGCGGCTGTTCGGCCGTCTTCGTCGGCGCCCACAGCGAGGACTTCGCGGGCTACCCCGACTGCCGCCCGGCGTTCTTCGAGGCCTTCGAGCGCGTCGTCGAGGTGGGGACGCGCCCCGAGACCGGGATTTCGATCGAGGCGCCGTTCGTCGAGGCCTCGAAGACCGACATCGCCGCCCGCGGCGTCGACCTCGGCGTGCCGTTCGAGCACACCTGGTCGTGCTACCGCGCCGAGGAACCCGCCTGCGGCACCTGCGACTCCTGTGCGTTCCGGCTGGAGGCGTTCCAGAATATCGGCGTCCGGGACCCGATCGCGTACGCCGAGCGGCCGTCGTACGGGGGACGCGAGTAG
- a CDS encoding 7-carboxy-7-deazaguanine synthase QueE, protein MPASETPGVAGTDSPEGDALPINELFASLQGEGKLAGVPSTFVRTSGCNLRCWFCDSAHTSWEPTHAWLAVDDVVDEVRSRDPDHVVLTGGEPLVHEASVALLERLDARGYHVTVETNGTIHREAPIDLASISPKLASSTPTPERVPGGEHEDAARRWQRRHEAARIDLDALAALIEDYPFQLKFVVTDADDVPEIRDLLARLREAATAPIRDEDVLLMPEGATRERLAETRGRVADLALEHGFRYTPRLHVDLWNDAPET, encoded by the coding sequence ATGCCGGCCTCCGAGACCCCCGGCGTGGCGGGCACGGATAGCCCCGAGGGCGACGCCCTGCCGATCAACGAACTGTTCGCCTCGCTGCAAGGCGAGGGGAAACTCGCGGGCGTCCCCTCGACGTTCGTCCGCACGAGCGGCTGTAACCTCCGGTGTTGGTTCTGCGACTCCGCTCACACCTCGTGGGAACCGACCCACGCGTGGCTCGCCGTCGACGACGTCGTCGACGAGGTCCGCTCGCGCGACCCCGACCACGTCGTCCTCACGGGCGGCGAGCCGCTGGTCCACGAGGCCAGCGTCGCCCTCCTCGAACGCCTCGACGCCCGCGGCTACCACGTCACCGTCGAGACCAACGGCACGATCCACCGCGAGGCGCCGATCGACCTCGCCTCGATCAGCCCGAAGCTCGCGAGTTCGACGCCGACGCCCGAGCGCGTCCCCGGCGGCGAGCACGAGGACGCGGCGCGGCGGTGGCAGCGGCGCCACGAGGCGGCGCGGATCGACCTCGACGCCCTCGCCGCGCTAATCGAGGACTACCCGTTCCAGCTGAAGTTCGTCGTGACCGACGCCGACGATGTGCCGGAGATCCGCGACCTGCTCGCGCGCCTCCGGGAGGCCGCCACGGCCCCGATCCGCGACGAGGACGTCCTCCTGATGCCCGAGGGGGCGACCCGCGAGCGACTGGCCGAAACGCGCGGCCGGGTCGCAGACCTCGCCCTGGAGCACGGCTTCCGGTACACGCCCCGCCTGCACGTCGACCTCTGGAACGACGCACCCGAAACCTGA